From the genome of Globicephala melas chromosome 11, mGloMel1.2, whole genome shotgun sequence, one region includes:
- the WNT5A gene encoding protein Wnt-5a isoform X2 — MKKSIGILSPGVALGTAGRAMSSKFFLMALAIFISFAQVVIEGNSWWSLGMNNPVQMSEVYIIGAQPLCSQLAGLSQGQKKLCHLYQDHMQYIGEGAKTGIKECQYQFRHRRWNCSTVDNTSVFGRVMQIGSRETAFTYAVSAAGVVNAMSRACREGELSTCGCSRAARPKDLPRDWLWGGCGDNIDYGYRFAKEFVDARERERIHAKGSYESARILMNLHNNEAGRRTVYNLADVACKCHGVSGSCSLKTCWLQLADFRKVGDALKEKYDSAAAMRLNSRGKLVQVNSRFNSPTTQDLVYIDPSPDYCVRNESTGSLGTQGRLCNKTSEGMDGCELMCCGRGYDQFKTVQTERCHCKFHWCCYVKCKKCTEIVDQFVCK; from the exons ATGAAG AAGTCGATTGGAATATTAAGCCCAGGAGTTGCTTTGGGGACGGCTGGAAGGGCAATGTCTTCCAAGTTCTTCCTAATGGCTTTGGCCATCTTTATCTCCTTCGCCCAGGTCGTAATAGAAGGCAATTCTTGGTG GTCGCTAGGTATGAATAACCCTGTTCAGATGTCAGAAGTATATATCATAGGAGCACAGCCTCTGTGCAGCCAACTGGCAGGACTTTCTCAAGGACAGAAGAAACTATGCCACTTGTATCAGGACCACATGCAGTACATCGGAGAGGGCGCAAAGACAGGCATCAAAGAATGCCAGTATCAGTTCCGACACCGGAGGTGGAACTGCAGCACCGTGGATAACACCTCAGTCTTCGGCAGGGTCATGCAGATAG GCAGCCGCGAGACGGCCTTCACGTACGCCGTGAGCGCCGCGGGGGTGGTCAACGCCATGAGCCGCGCCTGCCGCGAGGGCGAGCTGTCCACCTGTGGCTGCAGCCGCGCCGCGCGCCCCAAGGACCTGCCGCGGGACTGGCTGTGGGGCGGCTGCGGCGACAACATCGACTACGGCTACCGCTTCGCCAAGGAGTTCGTGGACGCGCGCGAGCGGGAGCGCATCCACGCCAAGGGCTCCTATGAGAGCGCGCGCATCCTCATGAACCTGCACAACAACGAGGCCGGCCGCAGG ACGGTGTACAACCTGGCGGACGTGGCCTGCAAGTGCCACGGGGTGTCAGGCTCGTGCAGCCTCAAGACGTGCTGGCTGCAGTTGGCCGACTTCCGCAAGGTGGGCGACGCCCTGAAGGAGAAGTACGACAGCGCAGCGGCCATGCGGCTCAACAGCCGGGGCAAGCTGGTGCAGGTCAACAGCCGCTTCAACTCGCCCACCACGCAGGACCTGGTCTACATCGACCCCAGCCCCGACTACTGCGTGCGCAACGAGAGCACCGGCTCGCTGGGCACACAGGGCCGCCTGTGCAACAAGACGTCCGAGGGCATGGACGGCTGCGAGCTCATGTGCTGCGGCCGTGGCTACGACCAGTTTAAGACGGTGCAGACCGAGCGCTGCCACTGCAAGTTCCACTGGTGCTGCTACGTCAAGTGCAAGAAGTGCACAGAGATCGTGGACCAGTTCGTGTGCAAGTAG
- the WNT5A gene encoding protein Wnt-5a isoform X3 has protein sequence MSSKFFLMALAIFISFAQVVIEGNSWWSLGMNNPVQMSEVYIIGAQPLCSQLAGLSQGQKKLCHLYQDHMQYIGEGAKTGIKECQYQFRHRRWNCSTVDNTSVFGRVMQIGSRETAFTYAVSAAGVVNAMSRACREGELSTCGCSRAARPKDLPRDWLWGGCGDNIDYGYRFAKEFVDARERERIHAKGSYESARILMNLHNNEAGRRTVYNLADVACKCHGVSGSCSLKTCWLQLADFRKVGDALKEKYDSAAAMRLNSRGKLVQVNSRFNSPTTQDLVYIDPSPDYCVRNESTGSLGTQGRLCNKTSEGMDGCELMCCGRGYDQFKTVQTERCHCKFHWCCYVKCKKCTEIVDQFVCK, from the exons ATGTCTTCCAAGTTCTTCCTAATGGCTTTGGCCATCTTTATCTCCTTCGCCCAGGTCGTAATAGAAGGCAATTCTTGGTG GTCGCTAGGTATGAATAACCCTGTTCAGATGTCAGAAGTATATATCATAGGAGCACAGCCTCTGTGCAGCCAACTGGCAGGACTTTCTCAAGGACAGAAGAAACTATGCCACTTGTATCAGGACCACATGCAGTACATCGGAGAGGGCGCAAAGACAGGCATCAAAGAATGCCAGTATCAGTTCCGACACCGGAGGTGGAACTGCAGCACCGTGGATAACACCTCAGTCTTCGGCAGGGTCATGCAGATAG GCAGCCGCGAGACGGCCTTCACGTACGCCGTGAGCGCCGCGGGGGTGGTCAACGCCATGAGCCGCGCCTGCCGCGAGGGCGAGCTGTCCACCTGTGGCTGCAGCCGCGCCGCGCGCCCCAAGGACCTGCCGCGGGACTGGCTGTGGGGCGGCTGCGGCGACAACATCGACTACGGCTACCGCTTCGCCAAGGAGTTCGTGGACGCGCGCGAGCGGGAGCGCATCCACGCCAAGGGCTCCTATGAGAGCGCGCGCATCCTCATGAACCTGCACAACAACGAGGCCGGCCGCAGG ACGGTGTACAACCTGGCGGACGTGGCCTGCAAGTGCCACGGGGTGTCAGGCTCGTGCAGCCTCAAGACGTGCTGGCTGCAGTTGGCCGACTTCCGCAAGGTGGGCGACGCCCTGAAGGAGAAGTACGACAGCGCAGCGGCCATGCGGCTCAACAGCCGGGGCAAGCTGGTGCAGGTCAACAGCCGCTTCAACTCGCCCACCACGCAGGACCTGGTCTACATCGACCCCAGCCCCGACTACTGCGTGCGCAACGAGAGCACCGGCTCGCTGGGCACACAGGGCCGCCTGTGCAACAAGACGTCCGAGGGCATGGACGGCTGCGAGCTCATGTGCTGCGGCCGTGGCTACGACCAGTTTAAGACGGTGCAGACCGAGCGCTGCCACTGCAAGTTCCACTGGTGCTGCTACGTCAAGTGCAAGAAGTGCACAGAGATCGTGGACCAGTTCGTGTGCAAGTAG